The following are from one region of the Fusarium verticillioides 7600 chromosome 1, whole genome shotgun sequence genome:
- a CDS encoding chorismate synthase: MSSIGQIFRVTTAGESHGRAISCIIDGCPPGLDLTEADIQPQLNRRRPGQSAITTPRNEKDRVTINSGTENGVTLGTPILLTVPNEDQRPRDYGDKTIDMYPRPSHADWTYLEKYGVKASSGGGRSSARETIARVAAGAVAEKWLKQTYNIEIVAFVSSVGTIKLFADTDAMSTDPAFLSLCETLTREQVDENLPVRCPDDAIGRAMEARIAELRDEHDSTGGTVTCIIRNVPSGLGEPCFDKLQASLAHGVMSIPAVKGFEYGSGFHGAEMTGSKHNDPFVPAPAIDAATQRTGIPRSRLQTKTNHSGGIQGGISNGMPIFFRVAFKPPATISQDQITALYDGSGEGVLAAKGRHDPCVVPRAVPIVEGMAAIMVADALMQQNARKMSTIKP; the protein is encoded by the exons atgtccagCATTGGGCAGATCTTCCGCGTGACGAC TGCTGGCGAGTCACATGGAAGAGCTATCTCGTGTATCATCGATGGCTGCCCTCCCGGTCTGGACCTCACAGAGGCCGATATTCAGCCTCAGCTTAACCGTCGTCGGCCAGGTCAATCGGCCATCACCACGCCTCGTAACGAGAAGGACCGCGTCACCATTAACTCTGGCACCGAGAATGGCGTCACTCTCGGAACACCGATTCTATTGACCGTCCCCAATGAGGATCAGCGACCAAGGGACTATGGTGATAAGACCATCGACATGTACCCCCGTCCCAGCCACGCAGACTGGACTTACCTCGAAAAGTACGGGGTCAAGGCCTCGTCTGGTGGTGGTCGCAGCTCTGCACGCGAGACTATTGCTCGAGTGGCCGCTGGTGCTGTTGCCGAGAAGTGGCTGAAGCAGACCTACAACATTGAAATTGTTGCCTTTGTCAGCTCTGTCGGAACCATCAAGCTTTTTGCTGATACAGATGCCATGAGCACCGATCCTGCCTTCCTCAGTCTCTGCGAGACTCTCACCCGTGAACAAGTTGACGAAAATCTTCCCGTCCGATGCCCCGATGACGCCATTGGCCGAGCCATGGAGGCCCGCATTGCAGAGCTGCGCGACGAGCACGATAGCACTGGTGGAACAGTCACCTGCATTATCCGCAACGTGCCCTCTGGACTTGGCGAGCCCTGCTTCGACAAGCTCCAGGCTAGTCTTGCCCACGGTGTGATGTCTATTCCCGCTGTCAAGGGTTTCGAGTACGGTTCCGGTTTCCATGGTGCTGAGATGACTGGCAGCAAGCATAACGATCCTTTTGTGCCAGCACCTGCTATCGATGCTGCCACCCAGAGGACAGGCATTCCTCGCTCAAGACTCCAAACGAAGACGAACCACTCCGGCGGTATTCAGGGTGGTATCAGCAATGGCAtgcccatcttcttcagagtcGCTTTCAAGCCTCCTGCCACCATCAGCCAGGACCAGATCACAGCACTCTACGATGGCTCAGGCGAGGGTGTTCTCGCTGCTAAGGGAAGACACGACCCTTGCGTTGTGCCTCGTGCTGTCCCTATCGTCGAGGGAATGGCGGCGATCATGGTGGCTGATGCTCTCATGCAGCAGAATGCGAGAAAGATGTCTACAATCAAACCATAG
- a CDS encoding hypothetical protein (At least one base has a quality score < 10) has translation MLLYTRLAPPKVPKKRSRAGCSYCKEKKKKCDEIRPACARCQERGQECNYEPVRPRQRRKREATVPCSPFDTNSSSSSDRATHVLDIHATSEWNDDAHDRSADEDSLDDTPVTTQAPIPNTSLVNRTASISTTDPSDWAAADLPIISPLDSVDFQLPPFDDSKYVVQHIENGEEDIEEIVRRESITINIPTTTYASTYAAAYATPSPSLAMIAPIPTQSPRLEFCAPVFTEFSERTNRRALVDHFCNVLSHLIVFREESGNPFQQLVLPLCHESPAVTNAVYALASAHLEYRGVENDEKSVYFHNKAIQGLARLIQKGSSANRNELLAAIMLLVYYEVLVQKGRSNIVDGHLKGAMTIMSNNGTATDPTGVFLERAFRFYDVIAALSFGTAPLSSAPGTNYLTPFPPLDSCGATSPLGSVDTLLGMATSLWPIIHRLSNLLALKDQLDVAVANEEVSKVAVLRTEFETSATAIEAALEDWHPAVPENSVLNQNPEELSPEQTAERSRLQSILSNALSYRHSAFVYLYRTIYSYPRRHPLVQRHAHISLTHCVGTVSNTGPMSALLWPLFVAACEAITLADRELARQAFIAINRRQGMTNIDRAWTIAQEVWRRADKADMLQQQEEAMMMGVRSGGDLWRRVSADMGVTIVFG, from the exons ATGTTGCTGTACACCAGACTTGCACCACCCAAGGTCCCTAAGAAGCGCTCGCGCGCAG GATGCAGTTATTG TAAAGAAAAG aagaagaaatgtgACGAGATTCGACCTGCATGCGCCCGATGCCAAGAACGTGGCCAGGAGTGCAATTACGAACCTGTCCGACCTCGTCAGAGGCGTAAGCGTGAAGCAACTGTTCCCTGCTCGCCATTTGACACAAActcttcctcgagctcgGACAGGGCAACTCATGTTTTGGATATCCATGCCACCTCCGAATGGAACGACGATGCGCATGATAGATCAGCTGACGAAGACTCACTCGACGACACTCCTGTTACGACCCAGGCTCCAATACCCAACACTTCTCTCGTCAATCGTACTGCCAGCATATCCACAACTGACCCTTCTGACTGGGCGGCCGCGGACCTTCCTATAATTTCACCTCTCGACTCGGTTGATTTCCAACTGCCCCCGTTCGATGATTCCAAGTATGTCGTTCAACACATTGAGAACGGAGAGGAGGATATCGAAGAGATTGTTCGCCGGGagtccatcaccatcaataTTCCAACAACAACGTATGCCAGCACATACGCAGCCGCATACGCCACCCCTAGCCCTTCACTCGCTATGATCGCGCCTATCCCCACACAATCTCCTCGACTTGAGTTCTGCGCTCCGGTATTCACAGAGTTCTCCGAACGTACCAACCGACGTGCACTTGTTGACCATTTCTGCAACGTTCTGTCgcatctcatcgtcttccgTGAAGAGAGTGGCAATCCTTTCCAGCAGCTTGTTCTTCCCTTGTGCCATGAGAGCCCTGCTGTCACCAACGCTGTTTATGCTCTAGCGAGTGCTCATCTCGAGTACCGTGGGGTTGAAAACGACGAGAAGAGTGTCTATTTTCACAACAAGGCTATTCAGGGTCTGGCGCGGCTGATTCAGAAGGGCTCAAGCGCAAACCGAAACGAGTTGTTAGCTGCCATCATGCTTTTGGTGTATTATGAAGTC CTGGTACAAAAGGGTAGGTCCAATATCGTGGATGGCCATCTCAAAGGCGCCATGACCATCATGAGCAACAATGGAACTGCCACTGACCCAACTGGCGTTTTCCTGGAGCGG GCATTCCGTTTCTATGATGTTATTGCGGCACTGTCATTTGGCACTGCTCCTCTCTCTAGTGCTCCAGGCACAAATTATCTTACACCTTTCCCTCCTCTTGATTCTTGTGGCGCCACATCCCCCTTGGGCAGTGTCGACACTCTGCTGGGCATGGCCACTTCTTTGTGGCCAATCATCCATCGACTCTCCAACCTCTTGGCACTCAAGGATcagcttgatgttgctgtcgcAAACGAAGAGGTTTCCAAGGTTGCTGTCCTCCGAACTGAGTTTGAGACCTCGGCAACGGCTATCGAGGCGGCGTTGGAGGACTGGCATCCTGCCGTCCCCGAAAACTCTGTTCTGAACCAAAATCCTGAGGAGTTGAGCCCTGAGCAAACTGCAGAAAGGAGCCGTCTGCAGAGTATTCTCAGTAACGCTTTGTCTTATCGCCACTCTGCTTTCGTCTACCTTTACCGGACCATTTACAGCTACCCAAGAAGACACCCACTCGTACAGCGCCATGCCCATATCAGTCTGACCCATTGTGTCGGAACAGTCAGCAATACTGGTCCCATGAGTGCTCTTCTCTGGCCACTGTTTGTTGCTGCTTGCGAGGCCATTACACTAGCTGATCGTGAACTTGCCCGCCAGGCATTCATTGCTATCAACCGCCGGCAAGGCATGACAAATATTGACCGCGCATGGACTATCGCACAAGAAGTCTGGCGACGTGCGGACAAGGCCGACATgcttcagcagcaagaagaggcgatgatgatgggtgtCAGGAGTGGGGGTGATCTCTGGAGAAGAGTGAGTGCCGATATGGGCGTAACTATCGTTTTTGGAtag
- a CDS encoding alpha-1,3/alpha-1,6-mannosyltransferase, producing the protein MASDAKDKDSIVFFHPDLGIGGAERLVVDAAVGLQERGHRVVIFTNHCDPKHCFDECRDGTLDVRVRGHWLIPMSILSRLTILCAILRHVHLLIHIALSSELQALRPRAFIVDQLSAGLPLMRYIAPSSPILFYCHFPDLLLAQGRESALKRLYRRPFDWLEEWTMGFASAVAVNSGFTKGIVNNTWPNLKKRTETKVVYPCVDTEVKDKEDVGSDGDVPFKGEKIILSINRFERKKDIGLAIKAFAAIPEAERKGCRLILAGGYDPRVAENVQYHSELEALASSHGLEHLTTKTLITALSAPPTVPVLFLLSIPNSLKASLLRSARILLYTPANEHFGIVPLEAMLARTPVLAADSGGPVETIVDGETGWLRSPKDVDAWAGVVRSALRLGDADVQKMGDKGAVRVKELFGREQMAKRFDEILVDIVASKKPPVSAMRTVVNAAGVLLVCVLGLVVSALLYKLK; encoded by the exons ATGGCTTCAGacgccaaagacaaagactccatcgtcttcttccatcctGATCTTGGTATTGGAGGTGCTGAGCGTCTCGTCGTCGATGCTGCGGTCGGGTTGCAGGAGAGGGGACATCGCGTCGTGATATTTACGAATCACTGCGATCCGAAGCATTGCTTCGATGAGTGTCGCGATG GGACTCTCGATGTTCGTGTTCGCGGCCACTGGCTCATCCCAATGTCTATCCTCTCGCGCCTCACAATCCTCTGCGCCATCCTTCGtcatgtccatcttcttATTCACATTGCTCTGTCCAGCGAACTACAAGCCCTACGGCCCCGCGCATTTATCGTCGATCAGCTCTCCGCCGGCCTACCTCTCATGCGATACATCgcgccatcctcgccaaTCCTCTTCTACTGCCACTTCCccgatcttctcctcgcgCAGGGCCGCGAATCTGCCCTCAAGCGCTTATACCGACGTCCGtttgactggcttgaggAATGGACCATGGGATTTGCAAGCGCTGTGGCTGTGAACTCGGGTTTCACAAAGGGCATTGTTAACAATACGTGGCCGAATTTGAAGAAGCGCACGGAGACCAAGGTGGTGTATCCTTGTGTGGATACGGAGGTTAAGGATaaggaagatgttggcaGTGATGGCGATGTTCCGTTCAAGGGGGAGAAGATCATTCTCAGTATCAACCGCTttgagaggaagaaggacaTTGGTCTTGCGATCAAGGCCTTTGCTGCGATTCCGGAAGCTGAGCGCAAAGGATGCAGGCTCATTCTTGCAG GCGGCTACGATCCCCGCGTCGCCGAGAATGTCCAATATCACTCTGAGCTCGAGGCTCTCGCCTCTTCTCACGGTCTCGAACacctcaccaccaagaccctCATAACAGCACTGTCTGCGCCTCCAACCGTGCCcgttctcttcctcctctcgaTCCCCAACTCCCTCAAGGCATCGCTCCTCCGCTCCGCACGCATTCTTCTCTACACACCCGCCAACGAGCACTTCGGCATCGTGCCCCTAGAAGCCATGCTCGCCCGAACACCAGTACTAGCTGCTGATTCAGGCGGCCCCGTAGAGACAATCGTTGATGGCGAGACGGGATGGTTGCGATCGCCGAAGGATGTAGATGCCTGGGCTGGTGTTGTGCGCAGTGCGCTGAgacttggtgatgctgatgtgCAGAAGATGGGTGATAAGGGTGCTGTGAGAGTGAAGGAGTTGTTTGGGCGAGAGCAGATGGCTAAGCGCTTTGATGAAATCTTGGTTGATATTGTCGCCAGTAAGAAGCCTCCCGTTTCTGCAATGCGGACAGTCGTCAACGCCGCCGGGGTCTTGCTGGTATGTGTTTTAGGGCTAGTAGTCTCAGCACTCTTATATAAACTTAAGTAA
- a CDS encoding lipoate-protein ligase A has product MMRPNCSFLGSTPRSISRHFPSLSAISRRQFTDAASHLSNKIQVYTSTSRDPFLNLSVEHHLLQKTPPESTILFLYTNDPCIVFGRNQNPWMEVNLRRLAQFRNDPASVGWTGEPVQLVRRRSGGGAVFHDEGNVNFSVICPPTVFDRNKHAEMVVRALSSLGKPNTRVNERHDIVIDIPDDPIGTYKISGSAYKLTRLRSLHHGTCLLRSPNLANISGMLRSPAEPYIKTRGVDSVRSPVRNVGIENAAFEAAVVEQFASMYGDFDVREVISDKVLEMDSISKGYEELQSRDWIYGQTPKFTFSTFPYEEDPRERPQMDFDTKLRFEARHGVVDKFTAEGPSSPTSEDGLSALISSSIYNVSSWGAQLSQAGMADGDAAKVGPWMDDILGVDFTKP; this is encoded by the exons ATGATGCGGCCCAATTGCTCGTTTTTGGGCTCAACGCCTCGAAGCATATCTCGACATTTCCCCTCATTATCAGCCATATCAAGACGCCAATTCACCGATGCAGCTTCTCATTTATCCAATAAGATCCAAGTTTACACTTCAACTTCTCGTGATCCCTTCCTGAACCTCTCTGTTGagcaccatcttctccagaagaCGCCCCCGGAGTCAACCATACTCTTCCTCTACACCAATGATCCTTGTATCGTCTTTGGTCGAAACCAAAATCCGTGGATGGAAGTGAATCTTCGAAGACTGGCTCAGTTCCGTAATGATCCTGCAAGCGTAGGTTGGACTGGTGAGCCGGTGCAGCTTGTCCGTCGTCGTTCAGGGGGAGGCGCTGTttttcatgatgaaggaaatgTCAACTTTAGCGTCATTTGCCCTCCTACAGTCTTCGACCGGAACAAGCACGCCGAGATGGTCGTGAGagctctctcctctcttggAAAGCCAAATACGCGTGTCAATGAGCGACATGACATCGTTATAGATATCCCTGATGACCCAATCGGCACCTACAAGATCTCAGGGTCCGCGTATAAACTCACTCGTCTTCGATCTCTCCACCACGGAACATGTCTTCTGCGCAGCCCAAACCTGGCCAACATCTCAGGCATGTTGCGTTCGCCAGCTGAGCCGTATATCAAGACTCGTGGCGTCGACAGTGTCCGCAGCCCTGTCCGCAACGTCGGCATCGAGAACGCTGCTTTCGAGGCTGCCGTTGTGGAACAGTTTGCAAGCATGTACGGCGACTTCGACGTCAGGGAGGTCATCAGTGACAAGGTACTTGAGATGGATAGCATCAGCAAAGGGTACGAGGAACTACAGTCGCGGGACTGGATCTATGGCCAGACACCCAAATTCACCTTCTCAACTTTCCCTTACGAGGAAGACCCCCGAGAGCGTCCTCAAATGGACTTTGAC ACCAAGCTTCGTTTCGAGGCTAGACACGGCGTCGTGGACAAATTCACAGCCGAAGGCCCATCATCTCCCACCTCAGAAGATGGTCTGTCAGCActcatatcatcatccatatACAACGTCTCCAGCTGGGGCGCACAGCTTTCCCAAGCCGGCATGGCCGATGGCGATGCGGCAAAGGTCGGGCCATGGATGGACGACATCTTGGGAGTCGACTTCACGAAACCCTAA
- a CDS encoding CAMKK protein kinase, giving the protein MDPSQYYQHHHHHSHRHHHKSLSQQQSSASLSSTARGAPPLHTHLPSSSSMPLRTANSTPMSSPGLFSPSPSRQNLVTSVSENNTPPNYTQSPLLHPLQMHKVRETHKALIDSDTATGRKLINQYEVIEEIGRGMHGKVKLARNLETGENVAIKIIPRFSKKRRLGKVTAKSPQDKTKKEIAILKKIRHPNVVALLEVIDDPELKKIYMVLEHVELGEVVWRKKGLPHICLFERRRIEREMRGELPTPEEDRYEQLLEHRQAIKQMKRAKMAQNYPGQMNWSFENGGADEPSSSLGSQSRISSMQDFAVSDGSPSRPTSRQTFRDEQRAHSRSRSVVSSTRAVEDPDEFINWEDDMETPSALRSNPTSSTALDGTMYGPYVDEGFRGRSPSMADSIISHMSSLDFNPQQHDPFSDDFSYVPCFTFDQARSTFRDTVLGLEYLHYQGVVHRDIKPANLLWSKDHRVKISDFGVSYFGRPIRDGEFDDTVSESEAKDFDDDLELAKTVGTPAFFAPELCYTDLDTEQPKVSEQIDVWSLGVTLYCLIYARIPFLAEDEFQMFRKIATEEVYIPKRRLMPVHPSTSPAATSLYKRQNMHPYRDDNDLVYEEVDNLLIDLLRQMLTKNPEKRIRLRDIKRHPWVVQDIMNPIGWLDDTDPARPSSGRKIQVDEREMSSAVVPLTFLERARSVVKKAVGKVMHPLVERSDSKTRHRANSSAASSTGDNVSMYNNGPPTPHGQYRENRRKSLRPDDYFASAMRDAAAAPEHPLSVSQSVSQSVSPQPESVIYDPLATVLPEAGVYRGHHHAHSESESIREPEKSSSAASLWPFHRHAHSHGHTKTTQHWLHLGSPMPVSQTTPTTPYFSSPVDGPDDSGAETVRKTRDMDLTDSMDESSRSKSVDRGLFSSSDKRAEPKVGVNTTVAPGSVQAPPRHGRRPVKSVDLGKASHHRRLEASILSSSLAAAAGQQYSQAVPTHSAESCNKTRPRSLQRMDSAPITRTSPPRHSEDLCMRRGDRVEYISYSCPPSPIQEEWTRDETLPRADTMTTTKSSSVDSMEALATPSTSPSVTSPVSALPSTASTSERMLAFQSDPSLPALLSGASSVSADMEAELLCKPGIVSAHPQLLETTDSLTPPAFDKEPNGFPIDHVYGNPPAMDSGSLAVHLEGGARDSVTSTPVARPVDDDFDDDGSDDGILLMAKSKKKPAQTTSRPPVFNPRRRDTNISIASTETAKKVPTSAYGDEGTSPYET; this is encoded by the exons atggaTCCCTCACAGTACTatcagcaccatcatcaccactcccACCGTCATCACCACAAGTCTCTATCGCAGCAACAGTCGTCCGCCTCCCTCTCGTCGACGGCTCGCGGAGCCCCGCCGCTGCATACCCAtctcccctcctcttcctccatgCCTTTGAGGACCGCCAACAGCACTCCTATGTCTTCGCCAGGACTTTTCAGCCCCTCGCCCTCTAGGCAGAATCTCGTCACCTCCGTATCCGAGAACAATACACCTCCCAATTACACCCAAAGTCCTCTCCTGCACCCTTTGCAGATGCACAAAGTTAGAGA GACACACAAAGCCCTTATTGACTCAGATACCGCCACAGGCCGCAAGCTCATTAACCAATATGAAGTGATCGAAGAAATTGGCCGTGGAATGCATGGTAAAGTCAAGCTGGCTCGCAACCTCGAAACAGGCGAAAATGtggccatcaagatcatcccaCGTTTCTCTAAGAAGCGACGCCTTGGAAAGGTTACGGCAAAGTCTCCccaagacaagacgaagaaggaaatcgccatcttgaagaagatccgTCATCCGAATGTCGTCGCCCTCCTCGAAGTCATTGACGAccctgagctcaagaagatttACATGGTTCTTGAGCATGTGGAACTCGGTGAAGTTGTGTGGCGTAAGAAGGGTCTCCCTCACATTTGTCTATTCGAACGACGACGCATAGAACGCGAAATGCGAGGCGAGCTCCCAACTCCCGAGGAGGACCGTTACGAACAACTCCTTGAACATCGCCAGGCTATCAAGCAAATGAAACGAGCCAAGATGGCACAGAATTACCCCGGTCAGATGAACTGGAgttttgagaatggaggagCCGACGAGCCTAGTAGCAGTCTAGGAAGCCAGTCCCGCATATCCTCCATGCAAGACTTTGCCGTCAGCGATGGATCACCTTCGAGACCTACTTCACGACAAACCTTCCGCGATGAACAAAGGGCACATTCACGATCACGATCTGTGGTTTCGTCGACTCGGGCCGTTGAAGACCCTGACGAGTTCATCAATTGGGAAGACGACATGGAAACCCCCAGCGCTCTCCGATCTAACCCCACCTCGAGTACCGCGTTGGATGGCACCATGTACGGCCCGTACGTCGACGAAGGCTTCCGAGGACGCTCTCCCAGCATGGCTGATTCGATCATCTCGCACATGTCCTCTCTTGATTTCAACCCTCAACAACACGACCCCTTCTCAGATGACTTCTCCTACGTTCCATGCTTCACCTTTGACCAAGCTCGATCAACCTTCAGAGATACTGTTCTCGGCCTCGAGTACTTGCATTATCAAGGTGTCGTCCACCGAGATATCAAGCCAGCCAATCTGTTGTGGAGTAAAGATCATCGCGTCAAGATTTCTGACTTTGGCGTCTCCTACTTTGGCCGACCTATTCGCGATGGCGAGTTTGACGACACAGTATCCGAATCTGAGGCCAAGGATTTCGAcgatgatcttgaacttgctaAGACAGTTGGTACACCTGCGTTCTTTGCTCCCGAGTTATGCTACACCGACTTGGACACAGAACAACCCAAGGTCTCGGAACAAATCGATGTTTGGTCTCTCGGTGTGACGCTTTACTGCTTGATCTACGCTCGAATCCCCTTCCTCGCCGAAGATGAGTTTCAGATGTTCCGAAAGATCGCAACTGAGGAAGTCTACATCCCCAAGCGCCGCTTGATGCCCGTTCACCCCTCAACCTCCCCTGCCGCTACCTCCCTCTACAAGCGTCAGAACATGCACCCGTACCGTGATGACAACGACTTGGTCTACGAAGAAGTCGACAACCTCCTTATTGACCTGCTGCGACAAATGCtcaccaagaaccctgaAAAGCGAATTCGATTGCGAGACATCAAGCGTCACCCATGGGTCGTCCAGGATATTATGAATCCTATCGGATGGCTCGACGATACTGACCCTGCTCGCCCTTCTTCCGGTCGCAAGATCCAAGTCGACGAAAGGGAAATGTCATCCGCCGTCGTGCCTCTTACTTTTCTCGAGCGTGCCCGCTCGgtggtcaagaaggctgttgGCAAGGTAATGCACCCCCTCGTGGAACGAAGTGATAGCAAAACGCGACATCGAGCCAACAGTAGTGCTGCTAGCTCCACCGGCGACAACGTAAGCATGTACAATAACGGACCTCCGACTCCTCATGGGCAGTACCGCGAGAACCGACGCAAGAGTCTCCGCCCTGACGACTACTTCGCGAGTGCCATGCGAGATGCCGCCGCGGCGCCCGAACATCCTCTCTCAGTCAGCCAATCAGTCAGCCAATCAGTCAGCCCACAGCCCGAATCCGTCATCTACGACCCGTTGGCCACTGTTCTTCCCGAAGCCGGCGTTTACCGgggccatcatcatgctcatAGCGAGAGCGAGTCGATACGCGAACCCGAGAAGTCATCATCGGCAGCCTCTCTATGGCCCTTCCACCGTCACGCTCATAGCCATGGACATACCAAAACCACTCAACACTGGCTCCATCTTGGCTCCCCCATGCCCGTCTCTCAAACCACTCCTACTACCCCTTATTTCTCCAGCCCAGTCGACGGACCAGATGACTCTGGTGCCGAGACGGTCCGAAAGACTCGCGACATGGACTTGACGGATTCCATGGATGAAAGCTCACGGTCCAAGTCAGTCGATCGTGGCCTCTTCTCCAGTTCAGATAAACGCGCTGAACCCAAGGTGGGCGTCAATACCACCGTTGCGCCAGGCAGCGTTCAAGCACCACCTCGGCATGGAAGACGACCTGTCAAGTCCGTTGACTTGGGCAAGGCTTCCCACCATAGACGCTTGGAAGCTTCTATACTCTCCTCATCTctcgccgccgccgctgGTCAACAGTATAGTCAGGCGGTTCCAACCCACTCTGCTGAATCTTgcaacaagaccagacctcgatctcttcaGAGAATGGATAGTGCTCCGATCACAAGAACGTCACCACCTCGCCACTCGGAAGATCTCTGCATGCGACGAGGTGATCGGGTTGAGTACATCAGTTACTCTTGCCCGCCCTCACCTATCCAGGAGGAATGGACCCGAGATGAAACCCTTCCTCGCGCAGATACCATGACCACTACCAAGTCGTCAAGTGTCGATTCAATGGAGGCGTTAGCCACCCCATCGACTAGCCCAAGTGTCACCAGCCCTGTCTCAGCACTCCCTTCTACAGCCAGCACATCAGAGCGGATGCTGGCATTCCAGTCTGATCCCTCTCTGCCAGCCTTGCTCAGTGGTGCCAGCTCCGTCTCAGCTGATATGGAAGCTGAGCTGTTGTGCAAACCAGGCATTGTCAGCGCTCACCCACAACTGCTCGAAACCACCGACAGTCTGACGCCACCAGCTTTTGACAAGGAACCCAATGGCTTCCCTATCGACCACGTGTACGGCAATCCTCCTGCTATGGACAGTGGTTCTCTTGCTGTCCATCTCGAAGGTGGTGCTCGGGACTCGGTGACTAGCACTCCCGTTGCCCGGCCCGTCGACGATGATTTCGACGACGATGGCAGCGATGACGGGATCTTGCTCATggccaagtcaaagaagaagccagcgcAGACTACGTCACGACCTCCAGTCTTCAACCCTCGAAGACGTGACACCAACATTAGCATTGCGAGCACCGAAACAGCCAAGAAGGTGCCGACCTCTGCATATGGTGACGAAGGGACGTCACCCTATGAAACATGA
- a CDS encoding hypothetical protein (At least one base has a quality score < 10): MALAFFSPAGWKIRGNETANPAPSGCHSAAFGPDGDGRLALTGRSQQGVITSPRDESEGRFWVDCDRFACAGTARIIRPPNKVHGTFNSAFDRQGSKFSICGDEFSNTSYKYDVDDVDDQR; encoded by the exons ATGGCCCTGGCATTCTTTTCCCCGGCGGGCTggaaaatccggggtaatGAGACTGCCAATCCAGCACCATCCGGCTGCCACTCGGCCGCTTTCGGtccagatggtgatgggCGACTCGCTCTGACAG GAAGATCACAACAAGGGGTGATCACTTCCCCCCGCGATGAGTCTGAGGGGAGGTTCTGGGTCGATTGTGACCGGTTCGCTTGCGCAGGAACAGCACGAATCATTCGTCCGCCAAATAAAGTTCATGGAACCTTTAATTCCGCCTTTGATCGGCAAGGCTCTAAATTCAGCATCTGTGGAGATGAATTCAGCAACACGAGCTACAAGTacgacgttgacgatgtcGATGACCAGCGTTGA